The Cytophagia bacterium CHB2 genome has a window encoding:
- a CDS encoding dodecin domain-containing protein: MSVARVTEITASSPKGFEDAVQVGIERANKTLKNLTGAWVKEQKVMITNGKIAEYRVTMKVTFILQD; this comes from the coding sequence ATGTCAGTCGCACGGGTAACAGAAATTACGGCGTCATCGCCCAAGGGCTTTGAGGATGCTGTGCAAGTTGGCATCGAACGCGCCAACAAAACATTGAAAAACCTGACCGGAGCCTGGGTGAAGGAACAAAAAGTAATGATCACCAACGGTAAGATTGCAGAATACCGCGTCACAATGAAAGTCACATTCATTTTGCAAGACTGA
- a CDS encoding glycine C-acetyltransferase, which produces MSKLAFLDEEMQALQDQGLLITIRTIESAMGAWIQVDGKRVLNLCANNYLGFANHSRLREAAIQAITEYGVGPAAVRTIAGTQKLHLELEEKLARFKGVEAAISFQSGFISNQAVIPTLTGAGDVIFSDELNHASIIDGTRLSKAKIVRYAHNNVADLEDKIKNETAVRRRLIITDGVFSMDGDIAPLPDIVAVAEKYGALTMVDDAHGEGVLGKAGRGIADHFGLHGRVDIEIGTMSKAFGVVGGYVAGKKKIIEYLRQRARPFLFSSAVTPADVAACIAAVDILSESDELVARLWQNTAYFKEKMQALGFDLGESVTPITPMMIRDTARAHALSKQLFETGIFAMAITFPTVPKGKERLRIMMSATHSTEDLNFAIGAFEKAGKELGIIK; this is translated from the coding sequence ATGTCTAAACTCGCTTTTCTTGATGAGGAAATGCAGGCTTTGCAGGACCAGGGCCTGCTGATCACGATTCGCACGATTGAAAGCGCAATGGGCGCCTGGATTCAAGTCGACGGCAAGCGGGTCTTGAATCTCTGCGCCAACAATTATCTGGGATTCGCCAACCATTCCCGCCTCAGAGAGGCGGCGATTCAAGCGATTACCGAATATGGCGTTGGCCCGGCCGCCGTGCGCACGATCGCGGGTACACAAAAGCTTCATCTCGAATTGGAGGAAAAGCTCGCGCGCTTCAAGGGCGTCGAAGCCGCCATCTCGTTTCAATCCGGTTTCATCTCCAACCAGGCCGTGATTCCCACGCTCACCGGCGCAGGCGATGTGATTTTTTCCGACGAATTGAATCATGCGAGCATCATCGACGGCACGCGGCTTTCGAAAGCCAAAATCGTGCGTTATGCGCATAATAATGTCGCCGACCTGGAAGATAAAATCAAAAACGAAACGGCCGTGCGCCGGCGCTTGATCATCACCGACGGGGTTTTCAGCATGGATGGCGATATCGCCCCGCTGCCGGATATCGTCGCGGTTGCCGAAAAATATGGCGCTCTGACGATGGTGGACGATGCCCACGGCGAAGGCGTGCTCGGCAAGGCCGGGCGCGGCATCGCCGATCATTTTGGGTTGCATGGCCGCGTCGACATAGAAATCGGCACAATGTCAAAAGCATTCGGCGTGGTGGGCGGATACGTCGCGGGCAAGAAAAAGATCATCGAATATTTGCGGCAGCGCGCGCGCCCGTTTCTTTTTTCCAGCGCGGTGACGCCGGCAGATGTGGCGGCTTGCATTGCTGCGGTCGACATTCTCTCGGAATCCGATGAATTGGTTGCCCGGCTTTGGCAGAATACCGCCTACTTTAAAGAAAAAATGCAAGCGTTGGGGTTTGATTTGGGAGAGAGTGTCACGCCGATTACGCCGATGATGATACGCGATACGGCGCGCGCGCATGCGCTCAGCAAACAACTGTTCGAAACCGGCATCTTCGCAATGGCAATCACCTTCCCCACTGTTCCCAAGGGCAAGGAACGTTTGCGTATCATGATGTCGGCCACACATTCCACGGAAGACTTGAATTTTGCCATTGGCGCGTTTGAAAAAGCAGGCAAAGAGTTGGGGATTATCAAGTAG
- a CDS encoding ABC transporter substrate-binding protein produces MIHVGHSPDPDDAFMFYGLASGKVKIPGVTIAHVMADIQTLNERALRAELEVTAISAHALAHVGDKYWIMRTGASMGEGYGPIIVSKKLSHRRELAGKVIGTPGKWTTANLLLNIFVTDARNIDMPFDRIIEAVLAGEVDAGLLIHEGQINYHQFGLKKLIDFGEVWREACGGLPLPLGLDVVRKDLGEDMAHRLSQGLRDSIAYGYAHQDESIPYALEFGRGIDEKLGERFVKMYVNEVTIDMGERGQKALERLYSMAYAKKLIPAQPKVLLY; encoded by the coding sequence ATCATCCACGTTGGCCACAGCCCCGATCCTGACGATGCCTTCATGTTTTATGGCCTCGCGAGCGGCAAGGTTAAAATTCCAGGCGTTACCATTGCGCATGTCATGGCCGATATTCAAACATTGAATGAGCGGGCGTTGCGCGCCGAGCTTGAAGTGACGGCAATATCCGCGCATGCGCTGGCGCACGTGGGCGACAAATACTGGATCATGCGCACTGGCGCAAGCATGGGCGAAGGCTATGGCCCGATTATCGTCTCGAAAAAACTCTCGCATCGCCGCGAGCTTGCGGGCAAAGTCATCGGCACGCCCGGCAAATGGACCACCGCCAATTTATTATTGAATATCTTTGTAACGGATGCGCGCAATATCGATATGCCGTTCGATCGCATCATCGAAGCGGTTTTGGCGGGAGAAGTCGATGCCGGCTTGTTGATTCACGAAGGCCAAATTAATTATCATCAATTCGGGTTGAAAAAGCTGATCGACTTCGGCGAAGTGTGGCGGGAGGCGTGCGGCGGGCTGCCGTTGCCGTTGGGCCTCGATGTCGTGCGCAAAGATTTGGGCGAAGACATGGCGCACCGTTTATCACAGGGCCTGCGCGACAGCATCGCTTACGGCTATGCGCATCAAGACGAGTCGATTCCTTACGCTTTGGAATTTGGCCGGGGTATCGATGAAAAACTCGGCGAGAGATTTGTTAAGATGTACGTCAATGAGGTGACGATTGACATGGGGGAACGTGGTCAAAAAGCGCTTGAACGGCTCTACAGCATGGCTTACGCCAAGAAACTAATTCCTGCGCAGCCGAAAGTCCTCCTATATTAG
- a CDS encoding M23 family metallopeptidase, whose protein sequence is MRKHTQWSSLAGRLLLMIILTVSAYFFKNFESQPTETIPVIPFVDSTATAPEPLDLKIVDHTLVRGQTLAQILSMSYVRPEDIFPSIEALRAIFDPRRMRAGTSVQLKLDSLGILHELAYQPSPELVIRVQRDSTDNFISAADSLHLHCETEILQGEITTTLYDAVLAQNESPELLLQYTDIFQWDIDFFIDTQRGDRFRILFEKLFVDKENGQREFVRYGRVFAATYEQRDSSYAAFYFNADSGRAGYFDRHGNSFQKTFLKSPLNYRRISSHFSYGRMHPILKKVRAHTGVDFAAASGTPVVATAHGEVAAMGWEGGYGNRVIVKHKNHFATLYGHLSRFAENLRVGDFVNQSQVVGYVGATGMATGPHLHYTMYLNGRPIDPLRMKPASTEPISPHLREAFFARRDELMRQLGLLQVNVAAAPAVNFILKK, encoded by the coding sequence ATGAGAAAACACACGCAGTGGTCATCACTAGCGGGACGTTTGCTGCTGATGATCATCTTGACGGTGTCAGCTTATTTTTTCAAGAATTTTGAGTCGCAACCAACAGAAACAATTCCGGTCATCCCGTTTGTGGACTCGACGGCAACGGCGCCGGAACCGCTCGATCTGAAGATCGTGGATCACACTCTTGTCCGCGGTCAGACGCTGGCGCAGATCCTCAGCATGAGTTATGTCCGGCCGGAGGATATTTTCCCAAGTATCGAAGCGCTGCGCGCGATTTTTGATCCGCGCCGCATGCGCGCCGGCACCTCGGTGCAACTGAAGCTGGATTCGTTGGGCATTTTGCACGAGTTGGCCTATCAGCCCTCGCCGGAGCTGGTGATTCGGGTGCAGCGTGACAGCACGGATAATTTCATCAGCGCCGCGGATTCCTTGCATCTGCATTGTGAGACGGAGATTTTGCAAGGCGAGATCACGACAACGCTGTATGATGCCGTGCTGGCGCAGAATGAATCCCCCGAGCTGCTGTTGCAGTACACGGATATTTTTCAATGGGATATCGATTTTTTCATCGATACGCAGCGCGGCGATCGGTTCCGCATTCTTTTCGAAAAGTTGTTCGTTGATAAAGAAAACGGACAGCGTGAGTTCGTGCGGTACGGCAGGGTTTTCGCCGCCACGTACGAGCAACGCGATTCGAGCTATGCGGCGTTTTACTTCAACGCTGATAGCGGCCGCGCGGGTTATTTTGATCGCCACGGCAACTCGTTTCAAAAGACTTTTCTCAAATCCCCGTTGAATTACCGCCGTATCTCCTCGCATTTTTCCTACGGGCGGATGCATCCCATTTTGAAAAAAGTGCGGGCGCATACCGGCGTTGATTTCGCTGCGGCAAGCGGCACGCCGGTTGTGGCGACAGCGCATGGCGAGGTGGCGGCCATGGGATGGGAAGGCGGTTATGGCAATCGCGTCATTGTCAAGCACAAGAATCATTTTGCGACGCTGTACGGCCATCTGTCACGGTTTGCCGAGAATTTACGCGTGGGAGATTTTGTGAATCAGAGTCAAGTCGTCGGCTATGTCGGCGCTACCGGCATGGCGACCGGGCCGCATCTGCATTACACCATGTATCTTAACGGCCGGCCAATCGATCCGTTGCGCATGAAGCCCGCTTCCACAGAACCGATCTCTCCTCATTTGCGCGAAGCATTTTTTGCGCGACGTGATGAATTGATGAGACAATTGGGCTTGCTGCAGGTTAACGTGGCGGCTGCACCAGCAGTGAATTTTATTCTCAAGAAGTAA